The following proteins are co-located in the Candidatus Aegiribacteria sp. genome:
- a CDS encoding radical SAM protein — protein sequence MNNNRSIIRDLFIELTERCNNDCAHCYINLPENDAASQYKELSTDEWKRIIKEAADLGVLNICFTGGEPFLREDFKELYYFTRKLGIKTIIYTNACLITPEFADFLAVYPPLEKIEVTVYGMHRKSYEAVSRVPGSFDMYLRGINLLREKKVPFVVKSALLPYNKNEIEEFEAWADTIPWMNSLPVYAMFFDLRARRDDTEKNEFIKKLRVSPEDGIKFLARNKEKYLKAHKEYFSKVMCSRNKKIFFCGAGHGGGCVDAYGMLQLCLMLRHPDTVYDLRKGTLKDGVVSFFPIVRERESENTEYLKRCAGCFLRGFCVQCPAKSWMEHGDLDTPVEYLCEIAHAQARYLNLVKEGEKAWEVADWQDRINRFINE from the coding sequence TTGAATAATAACAGATCAATTATCAGAGATTTATTTATAGAACTTACCGAACGTTGTAACAATGATTGCGCGCATTGTTATATCAACCTTCCGGAAAATGATGCTGCCAGCCAGTATAAAGAACTTTCCACTGACGAATGGAAACGTATTATCAAAGAAGCCGCTGATCTGGGCGTATTGAACATATGTTTTACCGGTGGGGAGCCGTTTCTGCGCGAAGATTTCAAGGAACTGTACTATTTTACCAGAAAGCTTGGTATAAAAACTATAATATATACTAACGCCTGTTTAATTACTCCGGAATTTGCCGATTTTTTAGCTGTATACCCTCCTCTTGAAAAAATTGAAGTCACAGTTTATGGAATGCACAGGAAGTCGTATGAAGCGGTAAGTCGTGTACCGGGTTCTTTTGATATGTATTTGAGAGGGATAAATCTGCTTCGGGAGAAAAAGGTACCGTTTGTGGTGAAGAGCGCACTGCTTCCGTATAATAAAAATGAGATCGAAGAATTTGAAGCCTGGGCGGATACCATACCGTGGATGAACAGTTTGCCTGTTTACGCAATGTTCTTTGACCTGCGGGCACGCAGGGATGATACCGAAAAGAATGAATTTATAAAGAAGCTCAGGGTTTCACCAGAGGACGGCATTAAGTTTCTCGCGAGGAATAAGGAGAAATATCTGAAGGCACATAAAGAATATTTTTCTAAAGTAATGTGTTCCCGGAACAAAAAGATCTTTTTCTGCGGTGCCGGACATGGCGGAGGATGCGTGGATGCGTACGGCATGTTACAGCTATGTTTGATGCTCCGGCATCCCGATACAGTATATGACCTTAGAAAAGGCACATTAAAAGACGGAGTTGTTAGTTTTTTCCCGATAGTACGAGAAAGAGAATCGGAGAACACGGAGTATCTTAAACGTTGTGCCGGATGTTTCCTCAGGGGGTTTTGTGTACAGTGTCCCGCGAAATCATGGATGGAGCATGGTGACCTGGATACTCCTGTGGAATATCTGTGTGAAATCGCGCATGCTCAGGCCCGGTATCTGAATTTAGTTAAAGAAGGGGAGAAGGCCTGGGAGGTAGCAGACTGGCAGGATCGGATTAATAGATTTATAAATGAATGA